TTTTTTACACAATTGTTTCATTTTTAACAGGTCTTGCAGTATTTGTAGGAAGATTTATTAGGTTAAATTCTTGGGATTTATTTATAAATCCAACTAAGACATTTAACATATTTATAGAACAAATAAATTCAGAAAATATAAAGTATATATTCTTATATGCATTTATTCAATTTTTTGTAATAATTTTAGAGGAGGAATAGAATGAAAGTTTATTTAGCAGGTTCATTATTTAATGAAGGAGAAGTTGCACAAAGATTAAAAGAAGGTAAAATTTTAAGAGAAAATTTTCCAAACATAGATTTATTTAATCCAATTGAACAACCATTTAATGAAGATAAACAAACATTACCAACACCAATAGATATTTATGATGGTGATGCAAATGCAGTAATAAATTCAGATATAGTAATATTAGATATGACTAATGAAGATCCAGGTGTGATGGTAGAGTTAGGTCTTGCTATAGCACATAATAAAAAAATTATAGCAATAAATTCAGATATAAGATTAAAATCAGCAAATAAATACGACATTCCAAGTTATGCAATGAATCATTTTGTACTTGGTGGAATATTAAAATACGGTGTATTGGTATATTCATTCCAAGAAGCGGTAGAAGAGCTAAGAAAATATGAAAAATAGTTCAGTTATAAGCAAAAAAAGAGTTGCTTTTCTACTAACAATAGTAGGTGGATTTTTAGAAATATATTCATATCTATTGTTAGGTAATGTTTTTGCAACTACAATAACAGGAAACTTAATTTTGATGGCATTTAATCTAAAAAGATTAAATTTTGATAATGTTTTAAAATATATAGTTCCGATAATATTTTTTTGTTTAGGAGTATACGTATCTGAAAAAATTAAATCAAAAGTTTCAGAAAATTTTGGAAAAGTAGTATTATTTTTAGAGATAATAATATTAATTTGTATACCTTTTATCGGTATACAATTAATTTCGGTATCGTTAATAGCATTTATTTCAGCGATACAAATACAAACATTTAGAAAAGTATCAGAAAATGTATATATGTCAACTATGTGTACTGGTAATACTAGATCGCTTATAGAAGCTGTTGCTAATGGTAGAAAACAAGATGTAAAAAACTATTTTGTTGTAATCATTGGCTTTTTAAGTGGAGTATTATTAGGTGATGTTAGCATATTATTTTTTGATAAGTTTTCAATATATATTTGTGTATTAATTTTAGTAGGTTTATTAATATACATAATGAAGAAAGAAGGAAAGAATGAAGTTATCAGATAAAGTATTAGGAATGCAATATTCACCAATAAGGAAATTAGTTCCTTTTGCTGATAAAGCAAAAAAAGAAGGTGTAAGAATTTTTGAATTTCATATTGGACAACCTGATGTTAAAACACCTGATTCTTTTTTTAATGGAGTTACAAAATATCAAGAAAAAATAATTAAATATACAAATTCACAAGGACTTGAAGAATTACTTGATGCATTTGTTGAATATTATTCAAGATATAATCTTAAAATTGAAA
The Streptobacillus canis genome window above contains:
- a CDS encoding nucleoside 2-deoxyribosyltransferase, coding for MKVYLAGSLFNEGEVAQRLKEGKILRENFPNIDLFNPIEQPFNEDKQTLPTPIDIYDGDANAVINSDIVILDMTNEDPGVMVELGLAIAHNKKIIAINSDIRLKSANKYDIPSYAMNHFVLGGILKYGVLVYSFQEAVEELRKYEK
- a CDS encoding YoaK family protein is translated as MKNSSVISKKRVAFLLTIVGGFLEIYSYLLLGNVFATTITGNLILMAFNLKRLNFDNVLKYIVPIIFFCLGVYVSEKIKSKVSENFGKVVLFLEIIILICIPFIGIQLISVSLIAFISAIQIQTFRKVSENVYMSTMCTGNTRSLIEAVANGRKQDVKNYFVVIIGFLSGVLLGDVSILFFDKFSIYICVLILVGLLIYIMKKEGKNEVIR